From the Acidimicrobiales bacterium genome, the window TTCGAGCCCGCCGGGCGCGAGGGTGAGCTCCATGTGGTTGAAACGCAGTGGCATGCGACGATGTCACTCCACTTCGAGATCGCTGTCCAGTGCCGGGCGGTCGCGAAAAGCCCGCGCGGGTTGAGGTTCCCATACCTCGCTCGTATGCTTTCCCGTCGGCCTGAGCGCGCTCCCGAGGGCGCAGCCGGCCGTATCCACGTTCTGATCCCGCCTACGAAGGTATTTCTGTGCCAACGATTCAGCAGCTGGTCCGCAAGGGTCGCCAGTCGAAGCGTCGCAAGGAAGCGACACCCGCGCTCAAGGGAGCGCCCCAGCGCCGTGGTGTCTGCACCCGCGTCTACACCGCCACCCCGAAGAAGCCGAACTCCGCGCTGCGCAAGGTCGCCCGTGTCCGGCTCACCTCCGGCGTCGAGGTCACGGCCTACATCCCCGGTGAGGGTCACAACCTCCAGGAGCATTCGATCGTCCTCGTGCGAGGCGGTCGTGTGAAGGATCTCCCCGGTGTTCGCTACAAGATCGTCCGCGGCACGCTCGACACCTCCGGTGTGCGTGACCGCAAGCAGGCCCGTAGCCGTTACGGCGCCAAGAAAGAAGGCTGAGCATGCCTCGTAAGGGTCCGGCACAGCGTCGCGAAATCCAT encodes:
- the rpsL gene encoding 30S ribosomal protein S12 → MPTIQQLVRKGRQSKRRKEATPALKGAPQRRGVCTRVYTATPKKPNSALRKVARVRLTSGVEVTAYIPGEGHNLQEHSIVLVRGGRVKDLPGVRYKIVRGTLDTSGVRDRKQARSRYGAKKEG